The Thermococcus sp. genome contains a region encoding:
- a CDS encoding restriction endonuclease subunit S, which produces MKAQAKTKFKKTPIGEIPEDWEVVKIKEVIKEAKPGFASGKRDENGIIQLRMNNITTEGKVTLKEYLKVPVPDNIDDYLLKPGDVLFNNTNSVDLIGKTAIFRGECRFCTYSNHITRIRVDSNQVLPEWVMYYFLELWRIGYFRQICVRYVGQASVKKTDLLNIKIPLPPLPEQKKIAEILRTVDEAIERTERLKKGLMQRLLTKGIKHERFKKTELGEIPEEWRVVRAGEICQSIVPGRNKPKKFDGDIPWITLADIDGMYVGASKSGLNVSKEEIKRCGNKIIPPNSVIMSCVGKFGIVAITTREVVLNQQLHAFVCPKTLDPYFLAVALMSQARYMESIATKTTVPYLNKDKINSIPIPIPPLSEQKQIAKILSTVDRKLELLRQRREKLERVKRGLMKDLLTGRGRVKYYNQKV; this is translated from the coding sequence ATGAAAGCTCAGGCTAAAACCAAGTTCAAGAAAACCCCAATCGGCGAGATTCCCGAGGATTGGGAAGTTGTCAAAATAAAAGAGGTTATCAAAGAAGCTAAACCCGGGTTTGCAAGTGGAAAACGTGATGAAAACGGGATAATTCAGCTTAGAATGAACAACATCACTACCGAAGGCAAGGTCACACTAAAGGAATACTTGAAAGTCCCAGTTCCTGACAATATTGATGATTATCTCCTTAAACCCGGCGATGTGCTGTTTAACAACACAAACAGTGTTGACTTAATAGGAAAGACTGCAATATTCCGAGGTGAATGCAGGTTTTGTACATATAGCAACCATATAACACGAATTAGAGTAGATTCAAATCAAGTTCTTCCAGAGTGGGTTATGTACTACTTCTTAGAACTTTGGCGTATCGGATACTTTAGACAGATTTGTGTTAGGTATGTTGGACAGGCCAGTGTTAAAAAGACCGACTTGTTGAATATAAAAATCCCCCTCCCACCCCTCCCCGAGCAGAAGAAAATAGCCGAGATTCTAAGGACAGTTGACGAGGCCATCGAGCGAACGGAGCGCCTGAAAAAGGGCCTCATGCAGAGGCTTTTAACGAAAGGCATCAAGCATGAGCGGTTCAAGAAGACCGAGCTGGGCGAGATTCCAGAGGAGTGGAGGGTTGTAAGAGCTGGTGAAATTTGTCAAAGTATAGTTCCTGGTAGAAATAAACCAAAAAAATTCGATGGCGATATCCCTTGGATAACCCTAGCAGATATAGACGGCATGTATGTTGGGGCTTCAAAATCTGGCCTAAATGTGAGCAAAGAGGAAATTAAAAGGTGTGGGAATAAAATTATTCCTCCTAATAGCGTCATAATGAGTTGTGTAGGAAAGTTTGGTATTGTTGCAATAACTACAAGGGAAGTTGTATTAAACCAACAACTACACGCTTTTGTGTGCCCTAAAACATTAGATCCATATTTTCTTGCAGTTGCGTTAATGTCCCAAGCTAGATATATGGAATCAATAGCAACTAAAACGACCGTTCCATATCTAAATAAAGACAAGATTAATAGCATTCCGATACCTATTCCTCCCCTCTCCGAACAGAAACAAATAGCCAAAATCCTCTCCACCGTCGATAGAAAGCTCGAACTCCTCCGGCAGAGAAGGGAAAAGCTTGAGCGCGTTAAGCGCGGGCTGATGAAAGACC